A window from Schistosoma haematobium chromosome 1, whole genome shotgun sequence encodes these proteins:
- the MFSD4B gene encoding Sodium-dependent glucose transporter 1, variant 3 (EggNog:ENOG4101NTP~COG:S) → MGFVVCVCVSVFLCFFYIVGGNPLLASVWEEKAAGPFSLMHSGYGMGAALAPLLVKPFTIPSTSVNNITNNNHSLATNIATKQDNSTELVIVNAVIPYSIVAGIVLFCVFYFLIIMCIDHSTNPEHNGIMSLRNNNNSKITSSSWKQFFTKKHLFHSIKFIQSIICQKCHTIKKIHLIIISCTFIAFFTIVGNERVFGKFMFTYALYGPIQLNIKDSYLINLIYWLCFCIGRILLFLLALWIKATILLLVLCIGTLCSSIGLIILPYEKLWFYLCTILFGLFKSPLFPITLATINYSYEINGFLIIIVNFGSSFGATLLQFITGYLIHQYGQMIFPYLVTSTSLLLLITSIILIFSLLHIGNRFKHLNHIIIDTMNESINENNQYTTNTINTNTTNTTTTTNNNNDNDNNTSPITILPRSKVIQSKFNKQINSINNNNNNEKL, encoded by the exons ATGGGATttgttgtttgtgtgtgtgtgtctgtgtttctttgttttttttatattgtaGGCGGTAATCCACTACTTGCTTCTGTTTGGGAAGAAAAAGCAGCTGGACCATTTAGTTTAATGCATTCCGGTTATGGTATGGGAGCAGCATTAGCTCCTTTATTAGTGAAACCATTTACAATTCCTTCAACTTCAGTtaataatattacaaataataatcattccTTAGCAACAAATATTGCTACTAAACAAGATAATTCAACTGAATTAGTGATTGTCAATGCTGTGATACCTTATTCAATCGTTGCTGGAATTGTAttattttgtgtattttattttttaataattatgtgTATTGATCATTCAACAAATCCAGAACACAATGGAATTATGTCattaagaaataataacaattccaag attACCTCATCATCATGGAAACAATTTTTTACTAAGAAACATTTATTCCATTCTattaaattcattcaatctATCATTTGTCAAAAATGTCATACAATTAAAAAGATTCATTTAATCATTATTAGTTGTACATTTATAGCATTCTTTACAATTGTTGGTAATGAACGTGTATTTGGTAAATTTATGTTTACTTATGCATTATATGGTCCTATACAATTAAATATTAAAGATAGTTATCTAATTAATCTTATATATTGGTTATGTTTTTGTATAGGacgtattttattatttctattagcACTATGGATTAAAGctactatattattattagtattatgtaTTGGTACATTATGTAGTTCCATTGGTTTAATTATATTACCTTATGAAAAATTATGGTTTTATttatgtacaatattatttggtttatttaaaAGTCCATTATTTCCAATTACCTTAGCAACTATTAATTATTCATATGAAATTAAtggttttttaattattatagtCAATTTTGGTAGTTCATTTGGTGCTACATTATTACAATTTATTACTGGTTATTTAATACATCAATATGGACAAATGATATTTCCATATTTAGTAACTagtacatcattattattattgattacatctattatattaatattcagtttattacATATTGGTAATCgatttaaacatttaaatcatattatcattgatacaatgaatgaatcaatcaatgaaaataatcaatacactactaatactattaacactaatactactaatactactactactactaataataataatgataatgataataatacatcTCCTATAACCATATTACCAAGATCAAAAGTGATTCAATCgaaattcaataaacaaatcaattcgatcaataataataataataatgaaaaattataa